The Orcinus orca chromosome 16, mOrcOrc1.1, whole genome shotgun sequence genome includes a window with the following:
- the ZNF335 gene encoding zinc finger protein 335 isoform X3, which translates to MEENEVESSSDTAPGPGRPEEPSESGLGVGTSEAVSADSSDAAAAPGPAETDDSGVGQSSDRGTSSLEEVSESSSSTEPLPHGYLPDSSSVSHGPVAGVTGGPPALVHSSALPDPNMLVSDCTASSSDLGSAIDKIIESTIGPDLIQSCITVTSAEGGGSETTRYLILQGPDDGAPMASPMSSSTLAHSLAAIEALADGPTSTSTCLEPPEEVQGGPSSPAQPCLGSGAEEPDLQSLEAMMEVVVVQQFKCKMCQYRSSAKATLLRHMRERHFCPAAAATGKKGRLRKWGASARTQEEEGPEEEDDDDIIDAGAIDDLEEDSDYNPAEDEPRGRQLRPQRPTPSTPRPRRRPGRPRKLPRLETSDLLDGVEGEPLVSSQTGQSPLEPEDPEASSSSGPGRLVALGKANRPPVEPGMSQSDVENAAPSCQDEPDAPPRRRGRPSRRFLGKKYRKYYYKSPKPLLRPFLCRICGSRFLSHEDLRFHVNSHEAGNPQLFKCLQCSYRSRRWSSLKEHMFNHVGSKPYKCDECSYTSVYRKDVIRHAAVHSRDRKKRPDPTPKLSSFPCPVCGRVYPMQKRLTQHMKTHSTEKPHMCDKCGKSFKKRYTFKMHLLTHIQAVANRRFKCEFCEFVCEDKKALLNHQLSHVSDKPFKCSFCPYRTFREDFLLSHVAVKHTGAKPFACEYCHFSTRHKKNLRLHVRCRHASSFEEWGRRHPEEPPSRRRPFFSLQQIEELKQQHSAAPGPPPSSPGPPEIPPEAAPLQSPETPPLLCSDTLGGATIIYQQGAEESTAMATQTALDLLLNMSARRELGSAALQVAVVKSEDVEAGFASSGGQPSPAGATPQVVALHMAEPGGSVAAESQLGTPDLQQITLAPGPFGGAGYSVITAPTMEEGTSAPGTPYSEEPPGEAAQAAVVSDTLKEAGTHFIMAADGTQLHHIELTAHGPISFPSPDALASGAKWPLLQCGGLPRDGPEPPSPARTRRVGDPQGSASPPPAASKALGLVVPPSPPSAATASSKKFSCKICAEAFPGRAEMESHKRAHAGPSAFKCPDCPFSARQWPEVRAHMAQHSSLRPHQCNQCSFASKNKKDLRRHMLTHTNEKPFECHLCGQRFNRNGHLKFHIQRLHSPDGRKAATPTTRAPAQTPKTPTQTIILNSDDETLATLHTALQSSHGVLGPERLQQALGQEHIIVAQEQTVTDQEEATYIQEITTADGQMVQHLVTSDNQVQYIISQDGVQHLLPQEYVVVPEGHHIQVQEDQITHIQYEQGAPFLQESQIQYVPVSPGQQLVTQAQLEAAAHSAVTAVADAAMAQAQGLFGTEEAVPEHIQQLQHQGIEYDVITLTDD; encoded by the exons GAGGAGGTATCCGAGAGCAGCTCCAGCACAGAACCCCTGCCCCATGGCTACCTCCCTGATTCATCTTCTGTTTCCCACGGGCCAGTGGCAGGGGTGACAGGCGGCCCCCCAGCCCTGGTGCACTCCAGCGCTCTCCCAGACCCCAACATGCTGGTGTCCGACTGCACGGCTTCTTCCTCAGACCTCGGCTCAGCCATTGACAAGATCATCGAGTCCACCATCGGGCCCGACCTCATCCAGA GCTGCATCACCGTGACCAGTGCTGAGGGCGGTGGGTCCGAGACCACACGGTACCTGATCCTGCAGGGACCAGACGATG GGGCCCCCATGGCATCACCGATGTCCAGTTCCACCCTGGCCCACAGCCTGGCAGCCATCGAAGCTCTAGCCGATGGCCCCACGTCCACatccacgtgcctggagcccccTGAGGAGGTACAGGGTGGACCCAGCTCCCCAGCGCAGCCATGCCTGGGTTCTGGCGCCGAGGAGCCAGACCTGCAGAGCCTGGAGGCcatgatggaggtggtggtggtgcagCAGTTCAAGTGCAAGATGTGCCAGTACCGGAGCAGCGCCAAGGCCACACTGTTGCGCCACATGCGGGAGCGGCACTTCTGCCCAG CAGCCGCCGCCACCGGAAAAAAGGGACGTCTGCGGAAGTGGGGTGCCTCTGCCAGGACCCAGGAGGAAGAGGGCCCAGAGGAGGAGGACGATGATGACATCATAGACGCCGGCGCCATCGATGACCTGGAAG AGGACAGCGACTATAACCCTGCTGAGGATGAGCCCCGGGGCCGGCAGCTACGGCCCCAGCGCCCCACTCCCAGTACACCGAGACCCCGCAGGAGACCTGGCCGGCCTCGGAAGCTGCCTCGCCTGGAGACCTCGGATCTCCTGGATG GTGTGGAAGGAGAGCCTCTGGTCAGCTcccagactggacagagccctcTGGAGCCAGAAGACCCCGAGgcatccagctcctcaggcccGGGACGCCTGGTGGCCCTGGGCAAGGCCAACCGGCCCCCTGTGGAACCCGGCATGAGCCAGTCAGATGTGGAGAACGCAGCACCGTCCTGCCAGGACGAGCCCgacgccccgccccgccgccgtGGGCGACCCTCCAGGCGCTTCCTCGGCAAGAAATACCGCAA GTACTATTACAAGTCGCCCAAACCCCTCCTGCGGCCCTTCTTGTGCCGCATCTGCGGTTCCCGCTTTCTGTCCCACGAGGACCTGCGCTTCCACGTCAACTCCCACGAGGCTGGCAACCCCCAGCTCTTCAAGTGCCTGCAGTGCAGCTACCGCTCCCGCCGCTGGTCCTCGCTCAAG GAGCACATGTTCAACCACGTGGGCAGTAAGCCCTACAAGTGTGACGAATGCAGCTACACCAGTGTCTACCGGAAGGACGTCATCCGGCACGCGGCCGTGCATAGCCGGGACCG GAAGAAGAGGCCAGACCCG ACCCCGAAGCTGAgctccttcccctgccctgtgTGTGGCCGTGTCTACCCCATGCAGAAGAGACTCACGCAGCACATGAAGACTCACAGCACCGAGAAGCCCCACATGTGTGAcaag TGTGGAAAGTCCTTTAAGAAGCGCTACACCTTCAAGATGCACCTGCTCACGCATATCCAGGCCGTCGCCAACCGCAG GTTCAAGTGCGAGTTCTGCGAGTTCGTTTGTGAGGACAAGAAGGCGCTGCTGAACCACCAGCTTTCCCATGTCAGCGACAAGCCCTTCAAGTGCAGCTTTTGCCCCTACCGCACCTTCCGAGAGGACTTCCTGCTGTCCCACGTGGCCGTCAAGCACACAG GGGCCAAGCCCTTTGCCTGTGAGTACTGCCACTTCAGCACGCGACACAAGAAGAACCTCCGCTTGCACGTACGGTGCCGACATGCAAGCAGCTTTGAGGAGTGGGGGCGGCGCCACCCCGAGGAGCCCCCTTCCCGCCGTCGCCCCTTCTTCTCTCTGCAACAGATTGAGGAgctgaagcagcagcatagcGCAGCCCCTGGACCTCCGCCCAGCTCCCCAGGACCTCCTGAG ATCCCCCCAGAGGCAGCACCTCTCCAGTCACCCGAGACACCCCCGCTGCTGTGTTCTGACACCCTGGGTGGTGCTACCATCATCTACCAGCAAG GAGCTGAGGAGTCGACGGCCATGGCCACACAGACAGCCTTGGACCTGTTGCTGAACATGAGCGCTCGGCGGGAGCTGGGCAGCGCGGCCCTGCAG GTGGCCGTGGTAAAGTCAGAGGACGTGGAAGCAGGGTTCGCATCCTCTGGTGGGCAGCCCTCCCCAGCAGGTGCCACTCCCCAAGTGGTAGCCCTCCACATGGCAGAGCCAGGGGGCAGCGTGGCCGCCGAGAGCCAGCTAGGCACCCCGGACCTACAGCAGATCACCCTGGCGCCTGGGCCATTTGGCGGGGCTGGCTACAGCGTCATCACGGCACCCACCATGGAGGAGGGCACATCGGCTCCTGGCACACCTTACAG cgAGGAGCCCCCTGGGGAGGCAGCCCAGGCCGCGGTTGTGAGTGACACCTTGAAAGAAGCTGGTACCCACTTCATCATGGCCGCCGACGGGACCCAGCTGCACCACATCGAG CTGACTGCACATGGCCCCATCTCCTTCCCAAGTCCAGACGCCCTGGCCTCTGGAGCCAAGTGGCCCTTGCTGCAGTGTGGGGGGCTGCCCAGAGACGGCCCTGAGCCCCCGTCTCCAGCCAGGACCCGCCGAGTGGGGGACCCCCAGGGCTctgcctccccacctcctgctgcCAGCAAAGCCCTGGGCCTGGTAGTGCCCCCCTCGCCACCATCTGCAGCCACTGCGTCGTCAAAGAAGTTTTCCTGCAAGATCTGCGCTGAGGCCTTCCCCGGCCGAGCTGAGATGGAAAGTCACAAACGGGCCCACGCTGGGCCTAGTGCCTTCAAGTGCCCCGACTGCCCCTTCAGCGCTCGCCAGTGGCCCGAGGTCCGG GCCCACATGGCACAGCACTCAAGCCTGCGGCCCCACCAGTGCAACCAGTGCAGCTTCGCTTCCAAGAACAAGAAGGATCTGCGGCGCCACATGCTGACCCACACCAACGAGAAGCCCTTCGAGTGCCACCTCTGCGGGCAGCG CTTCAACCGGAACGGGCACCTCAAGTTCCACATCCAGCGGCTGCACAGTCCCGATGGGAGGAAGGCGGCAACCCCGACCACGCGGGCCCCGGCCCAGACCCCCAAGACCCCCACCCAGACCATCATCCTGAACAGTGACGACGAGACGCTGGCCACGCTGCACA CTGCACTCCAGTCCAGTCACGGGGTCCTGGGCCCAGAGCGGCTACAGCAGGCACTGGGCCAGGAACACATCATTGTGGCCCAGGAACAGACAGTGACCGATCAG GAGGAAGCCACCTACATCCAAGAAATCACTACAGCAGATGGCCAGATGGTCCAGCACCTGGTGACATCTGATAACCAG GTACAGTACATCATCTCCCAGGACGGAGTCCAGCACCTGCTCCCCCAGGAATATGTCGTGGTCCCGGAGGGCCATCACATCCAG GTACAGGAGGACCAGATCACACACATCCAGTATGAACAAGGGGCGCCGTTCCTTCAGGAGTCCCAG ATCCAGTATGTGCCGGTGTCCCCAGGCCAGCAGCTTGTCACACAGGCCCAGCTTGAGGCTGCAGCACACTCAGCTGTCACAG CGGTGGCCGATGCTGCCATGGCCCAAGCCCAAGGCCTATTCGGCACGGAGGAGGCAGTGCCTGAACACATCCAACAGCTGCAACATCAGGGCATCGAGTACGACGTCATCACCCTGACCGATGACTGA